The DNA segment TTCGCTGGTGATCGAGCAGTGTTCGCGTGAACGAAAACCATGTTTCAGGGTAACATTATTCATGGGTGGCACCGTATCCCCCGATATGCGGTTTGTCATCATCGGAGCCGGTCGAGTTGGCCTCCGGACCGCTCGCGTCCTGCGCGAGGAAGGTCACGAGGTGACGCTGATCGAACGCGACGAGTCAGCGGTACGACGTGCCCGCAATCAGGAGTTCGAGGTCATCCAGGGCGATGGCGCTCGAGAGCCCTTACTCGAGGAGGCAGGCATCAGCGACGCCGACGCGCTTGGGGCGCTCACCAGCGACCTGAACGTCAACTTCGCGGCGTGTATGATCGGGAAACATCACGGCTGTCGAACGATCATGCGCATCGACGAGGATTATCGCGAGGAGATTTACCGCAAGTACGCCGACGAGGTCGACGAGGTGATCTATCCCGAGCGACTGGGTGCGATGGGCGCGAAAAACGCCTTACTCGGGGGCACCATCCGGGCCATCGCCGATATTGCCCAGCACCTGCAGGTGGTCGAACTGACCATCACCCCCGAGGCACCCGTCCGTGGGTACACCATTAGCGAACTCCAGTTACCCGCGGACGCCACGTTGCTCGCCTTCGGAAAGGAAAACGGCACGCTCGCGATCCCGACGGCCGACGAATCACTCGAGGTTGGCGACCGACTGGTCGTTCTCGCGGATTTCGACGTGTTGAGCGACGTCCGCCAGATTCTGGTCGGCGAGCCGGCGCGAAACATGGCGACGGATGGCGGCCTCGAGGCGGGCACCGGTTCCGATTCCAGTACGCACTCGAGCGAACCACGCGACCCACACAACGGAGGACACTGAGATGGTTACTGCATTCGTGATGATCAAGGCGAATACGGGCGAGGCGGATCGACTGAAAGAAAACATTGCGGAGATCGAGGGCGTCGAATCGGCACACATCGTCGCCGGCGACGTCGACATCATCGCCAAAGCGCGCGTCGAGACGCCGGCAGCGGTCAAAGAGATCGCGGCGACACGTATTCAGGGGATTCAGGGCGTCGAGGATACGCAAACGTACATCGCGATGGACTAGAACCCCCACCTTTTGCCCTGCGCTCGGGCTGTCGACAGCAGCGAGCTGCTGCACGACAGCCCGACGCTCGGCAAAAGCTGGACCAAAAGCACTCCTCACTCCCGACGGTCGTTCGTCGGCCCGCTCGGTCGCGTCGCTCCCTCGCGGTGACTGTGCCGGGGCCCCAACCTTTCCCCGGCTCACCGGGTTCGTCGTGGACGACGAACGCCGGTTCCCGGCCAGACCGTTTGTTTCCTCGAGCGAGCACCTCCCGCCCGATCACTCAGTGCTCGAGTTCCTGCACGTCGTGCGTTTCGAGGAAGCCCTCGAGCCAGTCGCGCTGGTCGGCCAGTCGGGGTGACAGGTCGCTGTAGACCGGGTCGAAGACGTCCGTGGGCTCGGGCGCTGGTGTCGTTTCAGCCACCTCGATAGCGTCCTCGAGTTCGGCTTCGACGTCTTCTCGGATCGTTTCGACGAGGTCGTCGTCGAGTACTCCCTGTGCGCGGAGATAGGTTTCGTAGCGCTCGAGCGGGTCGGCGGTCCGCCACTCGGGGAGGTCATCTCGCTCGTCGCGATAGCGCGTGGGGTCGTCGCTGGTCGTGTGCGCTCCCTGCCGGTAGGTCAGGCTCTCGACGAGCACCGGCTCGCCGTCTCGAGCGCATTCGAGGGCTTCCAGGGTGGTCTCGAGGACCGCCAACGGGTCGTTTCCGTCGACCTGTACCCCATCGAAGCCGTAGGCCTCGGCTTTCTGGGCGATTGTCGCACTGGCGGTCTGGCGCTCGCGCGGGAGCGAAATCGCCCAGTCGTTGTTCTCACAGAAGAAGACGACGGGTGCGTCGAACACGCCCGCGAAGTTGAGACCCTCGTGGAAGTCGCCCTCGCTCGTGGCTCCGTCGCCGAAATAACAGAGCACGGCCTGTTCGTCACCACGGTAGTTCCGGGCCATACCCAGTCCGGCGGCGTGTGGAATCTGCGTCGCAATCGGCACCGCCTGTGGGAACACGTTGTACTCGTGGTCGGAGGTGAATTCGGGGTGGCCGCGTCGAAAGAGGAAGATGTCGCTCATCGGTACCCCGTGGGCGATCTGCAGCGCGTTCGACCGATAGGTCGGCACGAGCCAGTCGTCGTCGGCGAGGGCGTGGGCGGCTCCGACCTGGGACGCTTCCTGGCCCTTATACGGCGGATAGCCACTCATCCAACCCCGTCGTTGCAGCGCGACCGCTCGCTCGTCGAACCGTCGTGTCCGAACGATATCCCGGTAGACGGCCAGCGCGTCCTCCTCGCTGAACGGCGTCTCCTCGAGGTCCCGTTCCCCGATAATTCGCTTCATGGCGGAGGGGTCGACCGCGGCCGTGAAAGTGGTTCTGGTCTCGGTTGCTCGTTCGCGGTCGAACTTCATCACTCGAGGGCTCGACGCCGACCGCCGCTCGAGTGCCGAACACTATCGTAGCCATAGAACCGATTTACACACCTACCACGATGGTGTCTTGCGATAGGATGTGCAGTGACTTTCGATGGCTACTATAGCTTCGGACAGCCCATGCTGTTTGGACTGCCCATACCGTTCGGACAGCCCATCCGGTTCCGACAGCGAAAAGAACGCTCGGTTGCTATCGAAGGTATGGACGCTTTCGTCGACGCGGGAGGACTGCTCCTCATGGTCGGCTTGCACACCTTGTTCGCGGCCGTCGCGACCCGTTTCTTCAGGCTTCGCCTCGAGACGAGTTGGGGCGCGCTCGTTTACATCGCCTTCGCCATCCCGGTCGTTCTCTTTGCCTCGATGTTGTTCCTCTCGGGGGCGCTCGGCCTCGGCCCTGACCTGGGCTCGAGAGAGGCGGTGTTCGTCGTCGTCATCGCCTTGCCGGTCATCCTCGGCTACACCATCGACGTGTTCTGGATGCCCCACCCTGACGACGTGGAGTTGCCGGATACGGTCGAATGACATCCTCTTCGGCGTGAACGCCCGGTTTTCCTCGCGCCTGGAGTCTCGGCTATGCCGAGTTGGTTCAGGAGAGCAAACTCTCTCGTCAACGCCGTGAACGGCGGGGGACTCTCTCACTGTTTCACGTAGAAAGCTCCGACGGTGCCGCCACGTCGAACTTTTTGCCTTTCACCGTCGTTCCGAGCCCGTTGACCGCTCCCATCGTTCTCTCGAGCCAGATTCACTCGCGCTCGAGGCGGTCGGCGAGCACGGTTTCGACGCGCTCGAGGACTTCCTCCGGCGATTGGCTGGCGTCGACGCGGACGAACCGCTCGGGTTCGTTCTCGATGAGTCGCTCGTAGTTCGCTCGAACCTGTGAGAGATAGGCGGCGTGTTCGAACTTGTTGGTCGCTCCGGCGCGTGCGGCGGCCGTCTCGGGATCGAGATCGAGGTAAATCGTCAGATCGGGAACGACGGTGAACGCGCGGTGGATGCCGACGATATACTCCATCGGGCGGGTGACTCGACCCTCCAGGGTCGCTCCCTGATAGGCGTAGCGCGAGTCGGCGAATCGGTCGGAGATCACGAGGTCGCCGGCCTCGAGCGCCGGTTCGACGACCCGCGCGAGGTGGTCGGCGTGGTCGGCCGTGTACAAAAACAGTTCCGCGAGCGAATCGGCGTCGTCATCCTGAATCGAACGGTAGACGGCGTCGCCGTACCAGGAACCGGTCTCGCCGGCGGTAGGTTCCCTGGTGAACGTCGCTTCAGGATACGTATCGTGTAAGGCTTCCCACACCGTCGTCTTGCCGGTGCCGTCCAGTCCCTCGAGCGTGACGAGCATATCACGTTATCACCCGTTCTGGTTTATGTGTCTGTCTGTCGCCGTTTCTCGAGAACCCTAACAGAGTTAGGTCATACGTATATCCGGGTGGCCGTCGTGTATACATCCATGAACGTACTGGTCGCTGGCGGAACTGGCTTCATCGGGCAGAACCTGTGTCGAGAACTCCGAGACCGCGACCACGAGGTAACGGCCCTCTCGAGAAACCCGGACCCGGATTCGGTCCCTGAGGGGGTCGAGACCGCCGTCGGTGACGTCGGTGCCTACGATTCCATCGCCGAGACGGTCGCCGCACACGACGCCGTGGTCAATCTCGTCGCGCTGTCGCCGCTGTTCGACCCCCCGAGTGGTCTCACGCACGAGGGCGTCCACCTCGATGGGACGAAAAACCTCGTCCGGGCCGCCGAAGAAGGCGACACGCCCCGGTTCATCCAGATGAGCGGCCTCGGCGTCGATCCCGACGCACCGACGGAGTACCTTCGAACGAAAGGCCTCGCCGAGGAGGTCGTTCAGGACTCGAGTCTCGAGTGGACGATCTTTTGCCCCTCGGTCGTCTTCGGCGAGGGTGACGAGTTCGTCGGCTTCACGAAACTGCTCACCACGCCGTACATCACCGGCTTGCCGGGCGGCGGGAAAACGCCGTTCCAGCCCATCTGGGTGGGCGATCTGGTCCCCATGATGGCAGACGCCTTCGAGGACGAGCGCCACGCCGGCAAGTCCTACGAAATCGGTGGCCCGGAGGTCCTCACGATGAAGGAGGTGGCGAAGCTGGCGTACAAGGCCGACGGTCGGCCGGTCAAAGTCCTCCCCGTGCCGATGATTCTGGCGAAGTTTGGCCTCACCATGGCGGGCCCGATTCCGTTCATTCCGTTCGGCCCGGATCAGGCGCGGTCACTCAAAGTGAACAACACCGTCGAGGAGAACGATATCGCCGTGTTCGGCAAGAGCGAAGCCGAATTACGAACCCTCGAGGACTACCTCGGCCTGACCGAGTCGGTTTCGACGCAGCCTACGGCGCAGTCCGAAGCCGCCTGAAACCCACGGCGCAGTCCGAAGCCGCCTGAAACCCACGGCGCAGTCCGAAGCCGCCTGAAACCCACGACGCAGTCTGAAGCCGCCTGAAACCCTTTGCTCCTCCATTCCTCGAGAACCCGTCCACAGTAATCGAGTGCGAACAGCGGCGTTGTCGGATGACGGGTCTTTTGAAACGCTACAGCCCGGTAATCGTCCCGTCCGGTTTCACGTCGATCTCCTTTGCTGCCGGCTCCGACGGGAGTCCGGGCATCGTCATCACGTCGCCCGTCAGGGCAACGACGAACCCTGGCCCGGCAGAGGGGTAGAGCCGACGGACGGTGAGCGTCCAGTCGGTGGGGACGCCGAGTGCCGTCGGATCGTCCGACAGCGAGGACGGCACCTTCGAAATGCACACCGGCAGGTCGGCAAAGCCCTGTTCGGCCAGTTCTTCGAGGTCGGACCGCGCTCCCTTCGTGAAGTCGACGCCGTCCGCGCCGTACACCTCGGTGGCGACCGTCTCGAGTTTCGCTTCGAGACTGTCCTCGAGGTCGTACAGCGGCTCGAAGTCGGGCGCGCCACGGTCGGCGGCATCGCGAGCGGCCCGGGCGAGTTCGACGCCACCCTCGCCACCGTTGCGGTAGACGTCGGAGACGGCAGCCGTCACCCCGCGCTCTCGACAGTGGGCACGTACGGCCTCGAGGTCGGCCTCGCTGTCGTCGGGGAAGCGGTTGATCGCCACGACGGGGTCGAAGCCGACGTGCTCGAGGACGTCCAGGTGGTGGTCGAGGTTGGCGAAACCGGCCTCGAGCGCCTCGAGCGAGCGGTCACCGGGAGTCACCGCTTCGTCGAGCGCGTCCTCGCTTTCGAGTACGTGTTCCCCGTGGTGTTTCAGCGCACGGACGGTTACGACGAGGACGACGGCATCCGGCTCGAGGTCGTGTCTCGAGACGATATCGAAGAACTTCTCGGCCCCGAGGTCGGCCCCGAAGCCGGCTTCGGTGACGACGTAATCGGCGAGCGAGAGTCCGATCTGGTCGGCGACGATGGTGTTGGTCCCGTGGGCGATGTTCGCGAAGGGGCCACCGTGGATGAACGCCGGCGTGCCCTCGAGCGTCTGGACGAGGTTCGGTCGGATCGCGTCCCGGAGGACGGCGGCGACGGCACCGGTTGCCCCGAGGTCGTCGACCGTGACGGGTTCGCCGTCGACGTCGTGGGCGACGATCACGCGGCCGACGCGTGTTTTGAGGTCGGGGATATCGGTCGCCATCCCGACGACGGCCATGAGTTCCGAGGCGGCCGTGATGAGAAACTCCGATTCTCGGGGGACGCCGTTGACCGACCCGCCGAGGCCGACGACGACGTTTCGGAGCGCCCGGTCGTTCATGTCCAGGGCTCGAGGCCAGACGACCTCGCCCGGGTCGATACGGGGCTCCTGGTCCTGGTGGAGGTGGTTGTCGACCATCGCGGCGATGAGATTGTGAGCGACGGTAATCGCGTGGATATCGCCCGTGAAGTGGACGTTGATGTCGTCCATCGGGATGACCTGGCTGTAGCCGCCACCCGCTGCGCCGCCTTTGATACCGAATATTGGGCCGAGGGAGGGCTGTCGGACGGCGACGAGTCCGTCCTCGCCCAGTTTGCCGAGCCCCTGTCCAAGCCCGACGGTGGTGACGGTTTTCCCCTCACCGGCGCGAGTCGGCGTCATTGCAGTGACGAGGATGAGTTTGCCGTCCCGTGACTCCGCTGTGTGCCGCTGGATCGCGTCGTGGGTCACCTTGGCTTTCGTCGACCCCAGCCGTTCGATTTCGTCCGTCTCGAGACCCAGATCGCGGGCGATGTCTTCGATGGGACGATAGCTCGCCGCGTTCGAAATTTCGGCGTCGGACGGGATTTCCTCGAGGTGCGTTGTCGTGTCTGTCATACGGGAACCTCGGTCGGCCACCCTGTTAAAACGCGGCAGTAATTGCGAGACAGTGAGAACGACGGTGGACCCGCTTCACTACAGTGAAAGCGATGATGAACGTGCTCACAACAACATCCAGAGAGACAGTTGCCGATGACACGCTCGAGTGAGGTGTATAAAGGTCAACTGAGTAACCTGTGGGCCGATGCCATCTCCCCCGCTCTAGGCTGAAACCGACGTACGCGTGTCTGGTGATTTCGGGGTTATTCTGGGCTGAGTGACATTCACCCCATCACAAAGTTTATATCCCTCATCGGTCTGTTTTCGAGTCAACGGAGCCCCCTATTAACAATGAAGCTGGCGATGATCGGTTTCGGACAGGCCGGTGGGAAGGTCGTCGATCGATTCCTCGATTACGACGACCGAACCAACAGCGGAATCGTCCGTGCGGCGATCGCTGTGAACTCCGCGAAAGCGGATCTCATGGGTCTGACCAATATCCCCCAGGAGAATCGCATCCTCATCGGCCAGGCCCGCGTGAAGGGCCACGGCGTCGGTGCGGACAACGAACTCGGCGCGGAAATCGCCGAGGAGGACATCGACGAGGTGCAAAACGCCGTCGACTCGATTCCGACCCACGAAGTGGACGCGTTCCTCGTCGTGGCTGGGATGGGTGGTGGTACCGGTTCCGGCGGTGCACCCGTCCTCGCTAAACACCTCAAACGAATCTACACGATTCCCGTCTACGGCCTCGGCATCCTGCCGGGCACGGACGAAGGTGGCATCTACACGCTGAACGCCGCCCGCTCGTTCCAGACGTTCGTCCGTGAGGTCGACAACCTGCTCGTCTTCGACAACGACTCCTGGCGACAGACCGGTGAGTCAGTCGAAGGCGGGTACGCTCAGATCAACGAAGAGATCGTCCGCCGGTTCGGCGTGCTGTTCGGCGCAGGCGAGGTCGGCGAAGGCCAGGAAGTCGCCGAAAGCGTGGTCGACTCCTCTGAAATCATCAACACACTCTCGGGCGGTGGCGTCTCGACGGTCGGCTACGCCTCCGAGGAGGTCGAACTCAACACCAGCGGCGGCCTGCTCTCGCGATTCACCGGCGGCGGTGGCGGCGGCGACGACGGCCTGGACGCGGCCAACACGACCAACCGAATCACCAGTCTGGTTCGGAAAGCCGCACTCGGCCGCCTCACACTGCCCTGTGAGATCGATGGCGCAGAGCGCGCGCTGCTCGTCCTCTCCGGTCCCAGCGAGTACCTGAACCGGAAAGGAATCGAGCGCGGACGGAAGTGGCTCGAGGAGGAAACCGGCAGTATGGAAGTGCGCGGCGGTGACTTCCCCCGGCAGGTGCCCGAAGTGTCCGCGGCAATCTTGCTCTCGGGCGTGACGAACGTCCCGCGAATCAAGCGCCTCCAGCAGGTGGCAATCGAAGCCCAGGACAACATGGAAGACATCCAATCGGAGAGCCAACAAAACCTCGAGAGCCTGGTCGAAGACGACGAGGACGAACTCGAGCCGCTGTTCTAACCGTCTCGAGGGGGCGAACACGGGGTCGGGCCCGATCTCTAGCGGATGTGAGCGACGCGATGTCGAGCCCCGCTGACGTGGCTACTTTCTCGGTCGGATTCGCTGTCTCGAGGCTGGTGCGTATACTCGCAAAACAATAGTAAATTAATACGTATATCAAATCATAGTGGTCGCATCGTCTTCGAAACCGAATAAGGGGGCTGCGGCCGCTCGAGAGTCGCCGCTATCAGTAGCCGGCCACTCCGGCCAGCCCATCCAGGGCGCCATCGACTCCGATGTCCTTTTGCCCGTTTACTGGCAATCTCCCTCGAATGCAGGTCGTCGTTCCCTTCGCCGGCCGGACGCCGAAATCACGTCTCGAGCCCGTCCTCTCGCTCGAGGAACGCCGGGCGTTAGCTCGAGCGATGCTCGCGGACGTCTGTGGGGCCGTGGTGGCCACCGGTAACTCGCCGACGATTCTCGCGACGGCACCTCTCTCCGCGGCGACGAGGCGGGAACTCGAGGCGGCGACCGGTGGTGAGTACGCGGTCGAGGTCGACGACCGGCCGCTGTCGCCGGCGGTGAACGCACTCCTCGAGGTGAGTGCGGAATCGGTCGCCATCGTCATGACAGACCTCGCACTCGCGACGCCGGGCGCGCTCGAGGAACTGTTCGACGCCAGCGGCGACGTCGTCATCGCGCCGGGTCGGGGCGGGGGCACGAACGCAATGGTCGTTCGTCACCCCGCGTTTCGGGTGGATTACCACGGGGCGTCGTATCTGGACCATCGCCAGGGCGCTCGGGCGGTCGGTGCGTCCCTCGAGACTGTCGACTCGTTTCGCCTGGCGACGGATATCGACGAACCCGAAGACCTGGTCGAGGTGTGGCTCCACAGCGACTCGCGGTCGAAGGCCACACTCGAGGCACAGGGGTTTCACCTCGAGACGACCGAGGGTCGAGTTCGACTGGCTCGTGACTAACTCGCCACCGGCGGTGAGTGGTTCGAACTGGCGTTCCGTGCCACGACGAACCGAACGGACACGCTGAGAACCGACGACCGCCTGTCCGATGGTATCCGCAGCTTTTTGGCGTGTTACCGGCCACTGTCGAGGCGAAGCGATGTCGAACCACGCGAACACCCTCGACCTCGAGTGGCGACCGTACGACCTGACCGACGGCGAGCAGGTGGTAGGAGACGTTCGCGTCTCGAACGAAGTGAACTCGCCGCTGCTCGAGTCCTCGAGACGGGTGGTTGCGTATCTGCCGCCGTCGTACGAAACGGGCGAGCGCCAGTATCCGGTCGTCTACATGCACGACGGGCAAAACCTGTTCGACGAGGCCATGAGCTATAGCGGGGAGTGTCGCGTCGACGAGACGATGGAGCGCCTCGCTGCGGACGGGTACGAAGCAATCGTTATCGGCGTCCCGAACGCCGGCGACGACCGCCGCCTGGAGTACACGCCGTGGCCACACTCCGAGTACGGTGGCGGCGGGGCAGACGACTATCTCGAGTGGCTGCTCGCCTCTCTGAAACCGGCGGTCGACGCCACCCTGCGGACGAAACCCGAACGCGAGACGACCGGGCTGGCGGGTTCCTCCCTCGGCGGTCTCGTCAGTCTCTACGGCTACTTCGAGTACCCAGAACGCGTCGGTTGTGTAGGCGCCTTGAGTCCGGCGTTCTGGTGGAACGATGAGGCGTGGTTCGACTATCTGGAGGCCCAGCCATCACGGTCGGGTCGGATCTACATGGACGTTGGCGACAGCGAGAGTCTCGAGGACGACGACCTGAACGCGGCCTACCTCGAGGACGCAAAAGCGACGGCAGCGCTACTCGAGTCCAACCGGCACGAGCCCTCGTTGCGATTCCGCGTCGACGAAGGTGGTCGACACCGCGAGACGGCCTGGGCACGGCGGTTCCCTGCTGCCGTACAGTTTTTGCTCCCCTGATAGGAATCAGTGTCACTGAGTAGTGGTCAGTGACGGACCGGGTCGGCCCTGACCGCGATAACGAACCGTATACGCCGTTCGTAGGGACCGTCCGACAGGCTATTGACGCTGCGGACAACTCTCTCGAGATAATGATACCCGGCGCCGAGACCTACGACGTCGATATCGCAATCGACGACGAGACCATCGACAAACTGCTCGAGGTGACGCCCGCGGACGTCGACCCGGCTCCGGCACTCACGTACTGCAAGAACGTCTTTATCCCGCTAACGACCGCCTGCCGGTACACCTGCACCTACTGCACCTACTTCGACCCGCCGGGAGACGCCTCCTTGCTCTCGCTCGAGGAGGTTCGCGATATCTGCCGGACTGGGGCTGACGCCGGCTGTACGGAGGCACTGTTCACGTTCGGAGACGACCCGGACGAGCGCTACACCGAGCTGTACGACCAGCTCGAGGCCTGGGGCCACGACTCGATTCACACCTATCTGCGCGACGCCTGCGCGGTCGCGCTCGAGGAGGGGTTGCTCCCGCACGCCAATCCGGGCGATCAGACGCACGAGCAGATGGCGACTGTCGCCGACGTCAACGCCAGCATGGGGGTGATGCTCGAGACGACGGCCGACGTGGCGGCACACGCGGGCCCTCGGCAGAAGGTCCCCGGTCAGCGCCTGCGGACTATCCAGAACGCGGGTGAACTGGACGTCGCCTTCACCACCGGCATCCTCGTCGGCATCGGCGAATCCTGGCGCGACCGAGCCGAGAGCCTGCTCGCCATCCGTGAGATGCACGAGCGCTACGATCACATTCAGGAGGTTATCGTCCAGCCGGTCGCGAACAACGAGCGCTGGACGGCAGGAGGCCCGGACCTCGAGACGCTGCGGCGGGTGACGGCCATGGCTCGCGTCGCGCTTCCCGACTCCATTTCGGTGCAGGTCCCGCCGAATCTCGCGCCCGCGGGCGAGTTGGTCGACTGCGGCATCGACGACCTCGGCGGCGTGTCGCCGATCACCGACGACCACATCAACCCGGATTACGCCTGGCCCGGACTGCGCGAACTCGAGTCAATCGCCGAGGCGGCGGGCGTCCCGCTTCGCGAGCGACTGCCGGTCTACGACCGATACCTCCCCGAATCGTTGCGATCACCGGCGTTCGACGGCGTGCCTGCTGCTGGCGTCGAGTCGGACGACGACCGCGAGTGGCTCTCGCCGCGGATGCGACGCGCGCTCACAGACGTGGTACCAACAGAGCAGTGACCACTCGACGACGGAGCGGTGACCACTCGAGGCTGTGTAGTGCTAGCTCGGCGACTCCTCGAGATACATTTTCGTCTCGGTTCGCTGATTACCCACTCGACCACCCCCCGGAGTGACGACCCATTGTCAGACCGACAGTTTAAGTAAATCTTCACCCAACTGCAGCCAATGATGGTGACGCCGACACAGGCCGTCTTGTTCGTGACGCTCGTCGCCGCGCTCGCCTTCGGCTGGTTTTTCGCCAGCGAAACGCGCGACCGGTGTCGAGCGCACCTCGAGCGTCGCTTTCTGTATGGCGTTCCGTGGGGAACCCTGGTGACCGTCGCGGTCGTCGTCGCGTTCTATCTGTTCGCACAGGGGGGTCTTCGAAACTGGAACGACCCGCTCATCTATCCGTACGTCACCTGGTCGTACTTCTACCCGACGGGCGTCCTCACGGCGGGTATCGCTCACGGCTCGGTCGCACACATCCTCTCGAACATGTCGGCGACGCTCGTGTTGGCTCCCATCGCCGAGTACGCCTGGGGGCACTTTTCGCCTCGAGACGACGCTGACGGTGAGAACGACGAAGAGACCGGTCGCTCGAGCGACGAGGGGGTAGGTACCGGAACGATTGACGACTCGATGGCCGGTTCCGAAACCGGTCGACCGCCGCTTCGGACGGATGGGGCAGGGGATGAAGCTGAGGCGGACAGAGGGGGAGCCAACGAAGGTGTAACAGGCGTTGATGGGGGTACGGGCGCTCGAGCCGCGGGCATCTTGCAACGACCGTGGATCCGCGCCCTCGTCGTCTTCCCCGGCGCACTGCTGGGGATGGCTCTCCTGACCTCGACGTTCTCGATGGGGCCGGGGCTCGGCTTTTCCGGTGCCGTATTCGCTATCGCTGGCTTTGCACTCGTCACCTACCCCCTCGCGACGGTAGTTGGTGTCGCCGCGAGCGCGGCACTGAGTACGGTGTTGACCGCGCTCAACACACCTATCGTCCGCGCAGGTATCGAGACTGGACCACCGTCGCCCCCAGGCTGGGCGGGAATCGGGTTTCAGGCCCACATGCTCGGCTTTCTGCTAGGCGTGCTCCTGGCAATCGGATTGCTCGCCGTCCGAACCGACCGGCAACAACCGAGACCGTCCGCCGGGCGACTCTTCGGGGCGACGGTCCTCTTTGGCCTGGCGCAGTCGCTCTGGTTGCTCGCGTTTCCGGGTGGAGAGGACACGTTCGTCCTCTATCGTGGCGCTGGCGTCGTCCTCGTGTTTCTGTTGGCTATTGGGATTACGCTCGCCGTCACGGGAAGTACTCGGCCCCTGCCGCGAATCTTCTCGAGTGCGTCCCGGGTTCCCTCGAGGCGACAGGTGGGCGCGTTCTGGCTGGTCTTCCTGGGACTCGTATTTGCCGGGACGGTCGTCGGGGCCTTCGCGTCGGAGACGCCCGTCGTCCCCGTCGCTGGCGTCGCCGCCTTTTTCGTGTTTCTGTTCGGGGTCCCGGCGGTAGTGGCTGTGTTCCCCGACCGACTCCGGCCAGGTTCGGGGCCGGTCACGCGACGACAGACGGTCACTGTCTGCCTGCTGGTGTTTACGGTGCTGGTCGCCGCACCCAGTCTCCCGCTGAGTCTGGGCGTCGTCGATGACGGAACGGTGCCCGCCGGCGAGGTCAGGGCTGGCGATTACGCGGTGAGTTACGCCGAGAACGCGACCAGCGGCCAGACGCCCGCCGTCGACTTCGGGGACGACGAACTCTTTTCGAGTCAACAGAGTGGCGTCATCGTCGTTAGCGAGGACAGACAGCTCTGGACGGTCGCCGTCCGCGAGGAGGTGCTCGCCCACGAGGGCAACGATACCGTCCACGTCGGCGGCTTCGGTTGGCGGGAAACGATTGCGGTCGACCGGCACGGCTGGAACGTCGTCGGCAACGACACCGCCTACGTCGTCGACCTCGAACTGGACGGCGAGACCACCCGGTCGTTCGCCTCCGAGCCGTCGACCGCGAACGTCCGTCTCGACGGCCACGAGCTAACGGTGGTTCCGGGCGAGGAGGTCTCGATGCAAGTCACTCGAGACGGTGAGACGGTGGGCGAGGCCGCGATTCCGTCGGTCGGTGACCGTGTCTCGGTCGGCCCGCTCGAGATCCGAACCGAAACCGTCGATGGCGACGTTCGCGTGGTCGTCGACGACGGCGAGACGCAGGTACAGGTCGCCGAACGCGAGGAGTTTTCGAGCTAACTTCTTGGGTCCCGACCCGCCTCTGTAGTTCCTGGAGTCCCTATTCGTCTCGATAAAACGATTCGTGCACGGCGAGGCCTTCGTCCTCGAGGACGGGGCCATCGACGACTGTGTCACCGTTGCCTCGTTCGATCACTTCAGCGCATGGTATCGTGATG comes from the Natronosalvus amylolyticus genome and includes:
- the pdhA gene encoding pyruvate dehydrogenase (acetyl-transferring) E1 component subunit alpha → MKRIIGERDLEETPFSEEDALAVYRDIVRTRRFDERAVALQRRGWMSGYPPYKGQEASQVGAAHALADDDWLVPTYRSNALQIAHGVPMSDIFLFRRGHPEFTSDHEYNVFPQAVPIATQIPHAAGLGMARNYRGDEQAVLCYFGDGATSEGDFHEGLNFAGVFDAPVVFFCENNDWAISLPRERQTASATIAQKAEAYGFDGVQVDGNDPLAVLETTLEALECARDGEPVLVESLTYRQGAHTTSDDPTRYRDERDDLPEWRTADPLERYETYLRAQGVLDDDLVETIREDVEAELEDAIEVAETTPAPEPTDVFDPVYSDLSPRLADQRDWLEGFLETHDVQELEH
- a CDS encoding potassium channel family protein, producing MRFVIIGAGRVGLRTARVLREEGHEVTLIERDESAVRRARNQEFEVIQGDGAREPLLEEAGISDADALGALTSDLNVNFAACMIGKHHGCRTIMRIDEDYREEIYRKYADEVDEVIYPERLGAMGAKNALLGGTIRAIADIAQHLQVVELTITPEAPVRGYTISELQLPADATLLAFGKENGTLAIPTADESLEVGDRLVVLADFDVLSDVRQILVGEPARNMATDGGLEAGTGSDSSTHSSEPRDPHNGGH
- a CDS encoding complex I NDUFA9 subunit family protein produces the protein MNVLVAGGTGFIGQNLCRELRDRDHEVTALSRNPDPDSVPEGVETAVGDVGAYDSIAETVAAHDAVVNLVALSPLFDPPSGLTHEGVHLDGTKNLVRAAEEGDTPRFIQMSGLGVDPDAPTEYLRTKGLAEEVVQDSSLEWTIFCPSVVFGEGDEFVGFTKLLTTPYITGLPGGGKTPFQPIWVGDLVPMMADAFEDERHAGKSYEIGGPEVLTMKEVAKLAYKADGRPVKVLPVPMILAKFGLTMAGPIPFIPFGPDQARSLKVNNTVEENDIAVFGKSEAELRTLEDYLGLTESVSTQPTAQSEAA
- the tmk gene encoding dTMP kinase; its protein translation is MLVTLEGLDGTGKTTVWEALHDTYPEATFTREPTAGETGSWYGDAVYRSIQDDDADSLAELFLYTADHADHLARVVEPALEAGDLVISDRFADSRYAYQGATLEGRVTRPMEYIVGIHRAFTVVPDLTIYLDLDPETAAARAGATNKFEHAAYLSQVRANYERLIENEPERFVRVDASQSPEEVLERVETVLADRLERE
- a CDS encoding Lrp/AsnC family transcriptional regulator, giving the protein MVTAFVMIKANTGEADRLKENIAEIEGVESAHIVAGDVDIIAKARVETPAAVKEIAATRIQGIQGVEDTQTYIAMD
- a CDS encoding formate--tetrahydrofolate ligase, with product MTDTTTHLEEIPSDAEISNAASYRPIEDIARDLGLETDEIERLGSTKAKVTHDAIQRHTAESRDGKLILVTAMTPTRAGEGKTVTTVGLGQGLGKLGEDGLVAVRQPSLGPIFGIKGGAAGGGYSQVIPMDDINVHFTGDIHAITVAHNLIAAMVDNHLHQDQEPRIDPGEVVWPRALDMNDRALRNVVVGLGGSVNGVPRESEFLITAASELMAVVGMATDIPDLKTRVGRVIVAHDVDGEPVTVDDLGATGAVAAVLRDAIRPNLVQTLEGTPAFIHGGPFANIAHGTNTIVADQIGLSLADYVVTEAGFGADLGAEKFFDIVSRHDLEPDAVVLVVTVRALKHHGEHVLESEDALDEAVTPGDRSLEALEAGFANLDHHLDVLEHVGFDPVVAINRFPDDSEADLEAVRAHCRERGVTAAVSDVYRNGGEGGVELARAARDAADRGAPDFEPLYDLEDSLEAKLETVATEVYGADGVDFTKGARSDLEELAEQGFADLPVCISKVPSSLSDDPTALGVPTDWTLTVRRLYPSAGPGFVVALTGDVMTMPGLPSEPAAKEIDVKPDGTITGL